The Lipingzhangella halophila genome segment CGGAGGTTCGTCGAGCTCGCCCGGGAGCACGTCGACTCCTACGCGCCCGAGCCGCTGTACCCGCCCGCGCCGCAACCCGACGAGCCTCGGGCGGACTGAACCCGCCCGGCCCGGTCGGCGTTCGCGGGGCCGCGACCGCGCGCGGCAGCCCTCCCCGGACGGTGGTGGAACCGGGAGAGGGCTGCCATGCCCCTTCCCGGGCGGAGGTGAGACTCCCGCGTATGCCTTCGCGCGCCCCACCCATGGCGGCACCCCATCCCGGGCGGTTGACTGTCCACCACGTCGGTGCGCGGTAGCGGAGCCCGCCACACCAGCGGCCGGCCGCACACCCGTGTCCACGTCCGTGCCCACGTCGCCAAGGAGTCCCATGTCTGACGCGCTGAGCAGTGCCGTCCTCGGCCTCGCCACCCTGGCCACCGGACACCAGGCCGGCCTGTTCTACGCCTACTCCGTGTCGGTGATGCCGGGACTCGGGCGCGCGGACGCCCGCACCGAGGTGGCGGCGATGCAGCGGATCAACACCGCGATTCTGAACCCGTGGTTCTTCGCCACCTTCCTCGGCGCTCCCGTGCTGATCCTGGCCGCCGGCGGGCTGCGCCTTGCCCAGGAGGGCCAGGCGGCTCTTCCGTGGATCGCGGCGGCTTTCGTTCTCTATGCGGTGATGGTCGCCGTCACG includes the following:
- a CDS encoding anthrone oxygenase family protein, whose protein sequence is MSDALSSAVLGLATLATGHQAGLFYAYSVSVMPGLGRADARTEVAAMQRINTAILNPWFFATFLGAPVLILAAGGLRLAQEGQAALPWIAAAFVLYAVMVAVTAAVNVPLNERLDGTGPADALDDPGSARDRFHGRWVRWNHVRAVASTASFGCLVVALCV